Genomic window (Mesorhizobium sp. M4B.F.Ca.ET.058.02.1.1):
TTGGCGTGCTGCAGCTGATCGATGTATTCCAGTGTGCGATCAAAATGACCCATCGCAACATCTACCCCATGTTGCCTTCCGCATCAGAGATCGATGGTAGATGCCTGACCCGCGCTTCGCCATCAACCCCGGATTGCAAAGCTGCGCCGCTTTCGTGACCGGCTGATTGCCCCCTTTCAGCCGGCACCGCGGAGCTATTTGCAAACTCCCTAAACCATACGCTTAAATTCACAGGTTGAAATCAAAAACCATTGTGCCGGCGTGATTTTCGTACGAAAAGCCCAAAGACATGACTGGGCGGAGTCTTCTTGTGACATTGCGGCGGATAGTTATCGCCCTGTCGATGCTGGTGGCGGCGCAGTCTTTTGCCGGCATGACATTTGCCGCCGAGCCGCAGGTGCCGGTGCTCTGGGACGCCAAGGAGCGGCTGCCGAAGCCGGACCTCTCGGCGCTGCCGCGCCTCAGATTCCTCACCACCACCGATTTCCCGCCGTTCAACTTCCTGGATGGCGGCGGCAGGCTGTCCGGTTTCCATGTCGACCTGGCACGGGCGATCTGCGCCGAGCTCGGCATCGCCGAGAAGTGCCAGATCCAGGCGCTGCCCTGGGGCGAGCTCGACGAGGCGCTGCAGAAGGGCGAAGGCGAGGCGATCATCGCCGGCATCGCCGCGACAGCTGAAACGCGGTCCAAATACGCCTTCTCGCGATCGTACCTGCAGTTTCCGGCGCGCTTCATCATGCCGAAGGCGAAGGCCTTTACCGAACCGATCCTCGACAAGCTACGCAGCAAGCGCGTCGGCGTCGTTGCCGGCTCGGCGCATGAAAAGATGCTGCGCGACTATTTCGGCACCGTCCAGGTCGTCCCCTTCGACACGCCGGAAACGCTCTACGGGGACCTCAAGGCCGGCAAGATCGATGCCGCCTTCGGCGACGGCATGCGCTTTGCCTTTTGGCTAGGCGGCACCGACGCGGCCGGCTGCTGCCGCTTCGCCGGCGGGCCGTACCTGGCGCCCGAATATCTGGGCTCGGGCATGGCGATCGCCACGAGGGCCGGCGATCCGGCGCTGGCGGCGGCCATGGACTATGCACTGCAGGAGATTTCGGTGAAGGGCACCTTCGCCGAATTCTATCTGCGCTATTTTCCGGTCAGCTTCTTCTGAGGACTGCAGCACGGCCAGGGTTTGCTGAGATTCAGGTCAGGACGAGCCGAAGTGGTGGGTTCCGAGAATCGGAGCGGACTAAAAGTACGTGAGCACCGGAAGCGCAGGAAACCGCCATTTGCAGGCCGGCCTCACCTGAATATCAACAAAGCCTAGGTGAGTGTGCGCAGGCGCGCCTTGGCCGCGCGGGCGATGGCCGCGACAGTCAGCGTGTCGAGATCGAGCTTGAGGCGGATGAGCTGCAGCACTCGCACCTCCTCCATGCGCATTTCGAGATCAACGGCGGCGACCTCGAAAGCGGCGGCATAGGCGGTGTCGCGCAGCCGCTCCGGCAGCGCCCCTGCAACGAGTTCGAGCACGCCTTCCAGCCCGTCCTCGTCGTGCAAAGCCTTCTGGCAGGCCTGGGCAACCGCCACCAGCCTGTCCTGGTTGAAATCCACAAACACCGGCCATGAACGGACGACGTCGCCGATGCGTGCAAGCTCGACATCGGTCATGTCGCGGTCGGAAGCCGAAGTGATGACCATGAGGTAGATCAGGGCTTCGTGTGGCGTCAAAGGCATTCAAAACTCCATGATGATAGGCCCGAAGGTAGGGTCGCCACGTGGGCGCCGCAAGGAAAACCACCGCAAATCGTTGACGCTCCGGCTAGTGACGCCTAGAGACCGGTTGAAAACCTACTTGCCGCGAAGGCCGGCACATGACGTGGAAGCAGTGATATGACGGGATCAAACACCATCGATCTCAATCCCGAGATGCTGGCGGCGGCTGCCGAAAGCAAGGCCTGGCCGTTCGAGGAAGCCAAAAAGATCATCGCGCGCTACAAGGACGCCGACTTTCCCGAGACGGTGCTGTTCGAAACCGGCTACGGCCCGTCCGGCCTGCCGCATATCGGCACGTTCGGCGAGGTGGCGCGCACGACCATGGTGCGGCATGCCTTCCGGGTGCTGACCGAAGACAAGGTCAAGACCAAGCTGCTCTGCTTCTCCGACGACATGGACGGCATGCGCAAGATCCCCGACAACGTGCCGGATCGCGACGCGCTGGGGCCATACCTGCACATGCCGCTTACGTCGGTGCCCAACCCGTTCGGGGGCGACTATGCCAGCTTCGCCGACCACAACAACGCAATGCTGTGCCGCTTCCTCGACACGTTCGGCTTCGACTACGAGTTCGCCAGCGCGACGCAGTACTACAAGTCAGGCCGCTTCGACGAGGTGCTGCTGCGCGCCGCCGAGCGCTATGACGAGATCATGGCGGTGATGCTGCCGACGCTGGGCGAAGAGCGCCAGGCGACCTATAGCCCGTTCCTGCCGATCTCGCCGAAGAGCGGCCGCGTGCTCTATGTGCCGATGAAGCATGTCGACGCAAAAGCCGGCACCGTCACCTTCGATGACGAAGGCACCGAGACCACGCTCTCGATCAGGGGCGGCAAGGTCAAGCTGCAGTGGAAGCCGGATTTCGGCATGCGCTGGGCCGCGCTCGGCGTCGATTTCGAGATGTTCGGCAAGGATCACCAGACCAATGCGGTGATCTACGACCGCATCTGCAACATCCTCGGCGGACGCGCGCCGGAGCATTTCGTCTACGAGTTGTTCCTCGACGAGAACGGCCAGAAGATCTCGAAGTCGAAGGGCAACGGACTGACCATCGACGAATGGCTGACTTATGCTCCGACCGAGAGCCTCGGGCTATACATGTACCAGCGGCCGCGGCAGGCCAAGAAGCTCTATTTCGACGTCATCCCGAAGGCAGTCGACGAATATTACAGCTTCCTCGGCGCCTACTCCCGGCAGGACTGGAAGGAGCGGCTCGGTAATCCGGTCTGGCACATGCATGACGGCAACCCGCCGGCCATCGACCTGCCGGTGCCGTTCGCGCTGCTGCTCAACCTGGTCAGCGCCTCGAACGCGCATGACAAGGCAGTGCTGTGGGGCTTCATCTCTCGACACGCGCCGGGCGTGACGCCGGCGACGCATCCTGAGCTTGATCGGTTGACGGGCTACGCGATCCGCTACTTCGACGATTTCGTGAAACCGACCAAGGTTTTCCGCGCCGCCGACGAGGTAGAGCGCGATGCACT
Coding sequences:
- a CDS encoding tellurite resistance TerB family protein encodes the protein MPLTPHEALIYLMVITSASDRDMTDVELARIGDVVRSWPVFVDFNQDRLVAVAQACQKALHDEDGLEGVLELVAGALPERLRDTAYAAAFEVAAVDLEMRMEEVRVLQLIRLKLDLDTLTVAAIARAAKARLRTLT
- a CDS encoding lysine--tRNA ligase; its protein translation is MTGSNTIDLNPEMLAAAAESKAWPFEEAKKIIARYKDADFPETVLFETGYGPSGLPHIGTFGEVARTTMVRHAFRVLTEDKVKTKLLCFSDDMDGMRKIPDNVPDRDALGPYLHMPLTSVPNPFGGDYASFADHNNAMLCRFLDTFGFDYEFASATQYYKSGRFDEVLLRAAERYDEIMAVMLPTLGEERQATYSPFLPISPKSGRVLYVPMKHVDAKAGTVTFDDEGTETTLSIRGGKVKLQWKPDFGMRWAALGVDFEMFGKDHQTNAVIYDRICNILGGRAPEHFVYELFLDENGQKISKSKGNGLTIDEWLTYAPTESLGLYMYQRPRQAKKLYFDVIPKAVDEYYSFLGAYSRQDWKERLGNPVWHMHDGNPPAIDLPVPFALLLNLVSASNAHDKAVLWGFISRHAPGVTPATHPELDRLTGYAIRYFDDFVKPTKVFRAADEVERDALAKLSDALGALPQGADGEAIQNAALNVARRIERYQDHSKQSPEGGPGVSVAFFQMIYQVLIGQERGPRFGSFAALYGIAETRALIERALAGQLAA
- a CDS encoding transporter substrate-binding domain-containing protein, translating into MLVAAQSFAGMTFAAEPQVPVLWDAKERLPKPDLSALPRLRFLTTTDFPPFNFLDGGGRLSGFHVDLARAICAELGIAEKCQIQALPWGELDEALQKGEGEAIIAGIAATAETRSKYAFSRSYLQFPARFIMPKAKAFTEPILDKLRSKRVGVVAGSAHEKMLRDYFGTVQVVPFDTPETLYGDLKAGKIDAAFGDGMRFAFWLGGTDAAGCCRFAGGPYLAPEYLGSGMAIATRAGDPALAAAMDYALQEISVKGTFAEFYLRYFPVSFF